A segment of the Chryseobacterium scophthalmum genome:
ACGTTTTTAATAACCTCAATTATTAAAAAACTTACTTTTTTAATTACCAATTGGACAAAATTCATTATTATGAAAAAACAAATATTTCTGGCGTGCTTAGGCTTAGCATCTTTATTTTCAGCACAAGTTGGCATCAATACCGAAAGTCCTGATGCAACACTTGATATTGTAGGTAAGCCAGCAACAACAACTGCAATTGACGGACTCCTACCTCCCCGCCTGACGGGTGATCAATTAAAAGCTAAGGATTCTGTTTACGGAGCTAATCAAAATGGCACTATAGTCTATGTTACTGCAGCCGTTGGAACTTCATCAACAAAGACCGTTAATGTAAAATCACCAGGTTATTATTACTATAATGCACCCAATAATGTCTGGGTCTCTTTTGATTCAGGAGGAACAGGAACTACATTATATGCAAGTAGAAGTGGTTCATGGTCATTGGCGACTTTAGGTATTACAGGAACTAACTGGAATAAAATAAGCCTAACTTCAACAGACACTAAGACAGGCCTTGCGAGTCTCCTTAATAATGGTGTTTATACAGCTCCGAAAACAGGACTATATGCAGTTACATATGAAGTTCAGCTGGAAGGAGGTGTTGATCTTGGTTTGTTAGGAGGTAAAAAATTGGGTATCGTGAAAAATGCAAGCACCTTATTTGAACAGAAAATTTTTGACGCTGTACGGGTTTCCATTCTTGGTGTAACATTAGCATCTGTTCCTGTTACATCTACTACTCTCCAAACGGTAATCCATTTGAATGCAGGAGAAACAATAACCTTTGCTATTGAAACAGGTGGAGTCAATCTAACACTACTTACCGATAGCAAGGTTGCTGTTTCTGTTTATAAAGTCTCTGAATCCTAAAAGAAAAACATAAATTATAGACATATTAATCCAAAGATAGAGAATCAGAAAGTTTCTGATTCTCTATCTTTTTCTTTTCATGATCTTAACTATATTATTTCTGTAGCGGAGCATAGAAAAATAAGGTATTTTAGTTCTCATCATCCTTTATCTGTGAAAAGTATAATGAAGGTGTAGTTCCAATGATATCTTTAAACGTTTTAGTAAATGAAGAGGCTGTCGGAAAACCTGACAGCTCAGCAAGGTAACTTAATTTGTATCTCTTGAATGACGGATCATTTTTCACTTTATTGACAATATAGTTTATCCGTAGGTTATTAATATATGATTTAAAATTATCTGCCCTATGCTCCTTGATTATTGCAGATAAATACTTTACGTTGGTTTGGAACTCTGTTGCAAGATTTCCCAGGGTTATACCCTTTCTGGTGAACATAAGATTATCTTCAAACTTTTTTAACTCTGCTAAAATAGTGAGTTCTGTATTATCATTGATAGAGTCAGTTAATTTAATGGGGGTTCTCAGGTTTTCATTTTTATCGCTACATACTGTAGCGAGAGAAACTTCATCTTCTATCAATGAATTCATTCCTTTTTTAAATTTATTTATTTTATAAAAAATTATAACTCCCAACAATGTGACTGTAGAGGTAAAAAAAACTCCTAATAATATTTTAGAATGCTTCAACTTTTCTACCATTTTAAGGCATTCCACACATGTTGTGGTGGATGAATAAAGGTCATCTGATATTAGACTGCAATGATCCTCAAAGAATAATTGTTTTTTTACGATAAAACAATTATTCTTTGACATAAAGAAAGTTGAAACATCCTGTAAACAACATCTCATCTTAAAAGAATCTTTATTGAATTTATTTTTAGCTTTAGGGTTTTCAGCATAATTAAAAAAAATAGAAAATAGAAAATATAAAATATAATAAATCATACAATTAATGTATTTATTTAGGGATTTGGCTGGATATCTTTTATTTACAATCATTAACTCATATCATACTCAATACTATTGTAATGGTAAAACAGCTTTGAAAACTCAAAGTAATCTCCAAAGCTGTTATGATCATAAACTTTTAAGAAGTAACCTATTTCTTGAAAGTTTTATAATACTTTATACTTCCATCCTCCATATTAAGGTTTAGAAAATAAACACCTTCTTTCATATCGGAAACATTAAGCTCACTGCTTGGTAAGAATGATTTTATAAGTCTTCCGCTACTATCATTTATAGTTATGGATCTTACATTTTTTAAATTGGAAATTTTTATCAAATCATTGAATGGCGTAGGGTAAATAAATGTCTTGTTCGCATTAATTTCTGAAACTGATAAATTGGAAGCCTCCTGAACAATATTTAAATCATCAATATTAAGTCCTCCATTTCCGGAACTGGTTTTATAAAAATCAACACCAATTCCATATTCAGTCCCTACAGCAAGAGCATCTTGGGGAATTGTCCCTGAGAAAGTAACACAATCATAAACCGTTGAAGATATATTTGTATCAAGTGGGTTTATATTTGACCCGTCTATTGCATAATAAACTGCATTTCCCCATGTGCTTCCATTCTTGGCTCTAACAAACAGTAATAATTTTCCAACCATAGTTCCTGTTTTTTTTAACTTAAAGGTAACTGTAACTGCTTTTCCATTATTTACTTGCCCCAGATCTGAAGGAGAAATGAAAACACCACCTTCCGGAGCACTGCTATTGTATGTTTTTGCATAAGACAAAGCACCACTGCAAGAATTTGCATTGGTTGTAACACTCCCGCCGCCAAAATAATTAACAGCAGTTAATGCGCCATCGAAATTCTGGTTCACGTTATATTGGGCATTGGTTCCAATTCCTAATAAGATAAAACAAGAGAATAATAATTTTTTCATAATATTTTTATTTAAATTTTTTTAGTCTGAATTAAGTAAAATGACTTTGTACGAATTATATGAATCAGGTTGACTTCTGATGTATTTTCGAGTTGACTGTAGGTAATTTTTAATGTCCCCCAAACCTAAACTGTTCTGACGTTAGATAAAAACAGTCAACTTCCCTTTATCTGGAAAAAGGGAACAAGAAAATACCGATTAAAAAACTAATTTACAAGCAATTACACATGTTTTATTCATTTTAAACAAATTCGAATAGAAATCAGGGAAAAGACTTCTGGGAGAATAAATCTGAACTATTAGTTCATTTATATTACTCTTTAATCTTTGAAAATATATTTCTTATTACAAAAATAATCGATCAATTACAGATTAAATCAAATTAAAAATAATCAACAACAAATCGTAATTAGTAGATTAAATTCGGGCAATTAATTCACTATATTTGTCACTAATCTATGAACAATTTTGTTAAATACTTTATTTAATAGCATGAAGTCTATTTTTATTCTTCTTATTTTATTATTATCACTTTTGCTACCCGCTCAAAGCAAAAGTGAATTTGATAAGGTGTATTCAGAAACCTATCTTAAAACTTCCCATACAGATTTCAAAAAGGCACTTGAGATAGCCGATTCTTTATATTCAGTTTCAAAAGAACCTTACTTTAAAGCTAAAAGCTTAATGCTATCTGCTACACTTTTTCAGGAAGCGGGGGAAGTAAAAAAAGCAGTAGATTATGCATCAAAAGCTGAGATTATCTGCAAAGACTCTAAAGACCAAATACAAAGCGCAGAGATCTTTGGCTTTTTAGCTACCCAATTCAGAAGATTAAAACTCTACGATCAGTCTATTTCATATATAGATAAAGCCACTGCTCAGGCCAATCAAATTGAAGACCTATCAATTAGGAATACTATTCTTGGATTGATAACCCAGGAACATGCGACTTATGAGATCGACCAAAAGAATTATAATAAAGCAATTATTTTAATTGAAAAATCACAGGTTTATTTTAGAAAAGGAAAAAAGCCAAACGATGGGATCTTCTTAGCAAGTAACGAAAGACTTTTGGGAGATTGCCTATACTATCTAAAGCAATATGACCAATCTCTGGTTCACTACACTATCGCTTTAGGAATGTTGGGAAAGCTTCCTGACAATTTTTTGAAAGGATTTATTTATAATGGAATAGCTGCTGTTTATATTAAAAAAGGGGAATTAATAGAGGCAAAAAAGTATAGTGACCTCTCACAAAATATTGCCGACAAAACCCAGTATCTTGAACTAAAAAAAAATATATACAAGACTTCTCAGGAATATTATTATTTAGAAAAAAACATTGAAAAATTCAGCCATCTTAAAAATAAAGAAGATGCAGTTACAGAAGAGATTTCTGAAAAAAATAGTACTTTCATCAATAACCAACAGACTAAATTACTGGATAACAGTAAAACACTTCAGAATAATAACTTTATGTTGATTTTGATATCAACCCTCATTCTTGTTATTTTGGGTTTTGTGTTTTTCTTTTATTATAAAAAGAATATCCTTGTGCGCTCAAAAATTTCTTCTCTGGAAGAGGCGTTGCTCAATAAAATCAAAAATAATCCTAAAACGACTGAGACAAGCAAAACTGTTAAGCCTGAGGTAATAGAAAAAATTTTAAAAAAACTCGATGCTTTTGAAAACTCAACCTTATTTATCCAAAAAAATATATCACTTTCTTCATTATCAACCTATTGCAACACTAATTCTAAATACTTATCAATAGTTATTAATACCCATAAGCAGAAAGACTTTCATAATTATATTAATGAACTAAGAATTAAATATCTTGTCGACAAGATAAAGACAGAACCACAATATCTTAAATACAAAATAGTAAGTTTAGGTGAATTGGCTGGTTTTACAACACAAAGCAAGTTTATCGAGGCTTTTAAAAAAGAGATGCTGGTTACTCCTTCTTCTTTCATAAAGAGCATAGAAAATCAGTATAGCGATACAAGGGATATCAACATACATAATGGAAATCCCTCATCTCTTTCCTGACGAAATTTATACGTTAGAAAAGAACTCGCACTACTATTCATTACAGTAGTTTACCAATCTCAACTCTATAGTGTCAACAATGAGTTGATTACCAAAAAGAAATATTATAGAAAAAACAGCTGATAACGAGATTAGGAAATACGCCAGATTGCTATATAATTGTTGAATATATGACTGCCACGTTTTTAATTTCCTAAGTCCATAATACAAAATAGAAAATCCCATTCATTTACCTGATTGGGATTTTCTAGATACATAATAAAGTGTATTATTATTTCTTGATAATTTTCTTTCTTATAGTTTCTTTTCCATCATCGATCAAAATGATGTAAGCACCTTCTGGCAGTTCTGAAAGATTATATTTTTCAAATCTTTTTTCGAAAGTTTTCACTTGCTTTCCCGATAAATCTATGACTTTTACTTTATAATTTTTTATATCCGCATCTTGAATAAAAAGATTATCTCTTACTGGATTTGGATACAATTTTATCTTATCCGTGACTAACGAAACTTCTGATGTCCCTAATGTCCCCGCTGTGATGACCACATCATCAACGACAGCTCCAAAAGAATAATCTCCCCCATCATCATAAACAAACCTAACCTTGAAATTAGCATTTGCATAAGGCGTAAGATTAATATTTGTTGCCTGATCATAACTTTCAAGTACATCATCAAAAGTATCAGGATCATACCCCCACACTCCGGCGTCACCTGTAAAAGTAAATACTTGCGTCCATGAAACCCCATTATAAACCTCTACTTTAAGAGTTGTGTCTACTAAATAGGTGTAGTTGGCATATTTAAAAGAAAGAATTGGATTTGTAACTGAAGATAAATTAATAATCGGAGAAACCAGTCTGGCATTACTATTTAAAGAAGAACTACCGGCATCATCATCATCAAAATAAGCTGCACCACTCGGAAGTAGTGTATTAAAAGTCGTTGAGCCCACAGCCCAATTGGCTGAAGTATCCGGATTTTCAACCGTCCAGCCGGAAGGCAATGATCCTGAGTTAAAGTTCTCTGAGAACACCTGTGCATTACTTAATCCAAAGGCAAAAAAGGCTAGAAATAATTGTTTTTTCATAAAAGTGAGTTCTTATTATTATTATTATTATTATTATTATTATTGACAATTAATGAATAAGCTTTTTAATGTTTAAGCTATTCTATGTATTTTACTCAATGATGTAAAAATCATTACAAAATTACAATTACACAAAAAATCAACTTACTATTTTCCGAATTTTAACCATACTAATTCCGAAAACGAACAGTCTTAACCAAATTGATAATCAAATAGTTGAATCCTCCTTGAGTAAATTAGACATTTTAGCAAATATTGGTCAACAATAGTTGATTATTTTTATAGTTTATGCAGAAGAAAATCTAACATTCAAGTTATTAATTTAAGTTGCTGTAAATTCAGAAAGGATTAAGATGTTTAGAATAAAAGTTTTAAGTATCAAAAACATTGAAAACTAGAAAAGTATCGTACATACTCCATAGTCCTACAAGTTGTAAAAGCTTCCAAATAATAAAACCTGAAACGATGATGAGGTAAATAAAGCATTAAAATATAACCTTATCATATATGTAGAATTGGCATGTCAGATGATGGCTGAAAAATTGATCAACTCCGCTCATCGTGCATAAAACGAGAATGTGATGCAGATGAGGATTTTATTTTTTGAGCAATAAATATCATCCTTGACCCGTTTAATGCGAACAAAATTAAATGCTAAATAGACTGTTAAAATAAGAGGGATTGCATTTTTACAACATATTACCGCAACATATAAGAATAAATAAAATATTATTTATTTTGCTTAACATTCCAAGGGTGGCTTTGTCATAGACACACCAGAACAGTTAGTCCTTGTGTTATAACTGTATTATCATACATTTTCCAGGTATGCTGTTTCCATAGAACCATTTGAAGCAGATGTTTTTTTTAGTTGGTCTATTTGTTCCTACTCACGAAATTTTCCTTGTGAATCAAATAAACTAAGCAGGGTCATTTTGATTTTATAGATAAAATATTTATTTTTACACTGTCCCGTTTCAATGGGACATTTTTTCATCATTTGTATTTTTAACTTCCCTTCGGGGGAAGTTTTTTTATGGATTGAACCTAGGATTCCATTCTCTAAATTGCCGATACCCCGTTTCGCCTCATCGACCAGATTTTTCAGAGGGGTTTGGTGGAATAAATAGTAAGGTTTATAATCTTAAGGGAGAGTCCGTCAAATACCGTCATATTTGTACTATATCTTTTAATTGGATATCATACGATTTATAATATGTATTATCTCCTGCTTCTGTTTCTCTTCAAAGGTTTTGAAAGTATAACCTTCACCATATCCAACTTTAATTTGTGTTTTGAAAATAATCCCTGATCTTTTTCAAAGCTTAGATATTATAAATGTAAATTTTAACTGTTTTAAAACATTCAGCTAGGATACCTTTTTCCAGAAACTTAAAAACCCATTGCAGGCAGAGTCCACAAATTCAAAGTTTGTTGGAATTTCATCCCATTTACTCCAATAAGTAACCAACCGGGTTCCTACAGGAGTTTTATTGAGTTGCTCTTTTACATAATCTGAATAAGCGTGGTATAAATCGCTGTCAGGAAGTATTGTATCATCAATCGGATTTGAAGTATCTATATTTTCAAAAAAAGAATTAAAAAAGTAAAAGGCTTCATAATCAGAAAAGCTAATTTTATCAATATTGGAATGCAAGAATTCTACATTCGTAATATTATGCCTCACTGCTATTTTTTTTGATATTTTAGTGAGGGAAGCTCTTTGCTCTATTCCATAAAAAAAACCTTCTGTAGAAGCAGCACCAACCAGACAGAACTTGCCTGCACCCGCACCAATATCAAGTACTTTCGTACCTGGTTTTTCAACCAAATATTTTGCAGCCATTTTGGCTACAGCAACAGGTGTCCAGTGTTTTTCTGCAACGACCTTTATGTTTGGAGGATATATTTCATTAAAGACGATATCTTTTACATCAATATTTTGACTAATTTGTTGAAAAATCATTTTATTATTTTTAAATATTCTTTGTATGTTAAAAATTCATCAGTTGAGATATGAGTTGAAAGAATAAAAAACCAAGAATTATATGGGTCTGTATTAATATGGGAAGGTTTTACAGCTACATTTTCATTCATCTCTACAATTTGAAAGTCACATGGAGCAACAAGCGAAAAAGTCTTATTGATTCCATGTATAGCTCCAAAATGGTTCTCTTTACCTATGATAGATTCTTGCATGATATATTCAACCAGATGGATTTCTCCTATCTCCTTTTGAGCAAAGTCGGTAATCCCTACACAGAAATCATATAATCCTATTTTTCTTAACCACAGATGATTTTCTGTATAATAATGGTTTTTGGGAACAAGCATACAGTTATTTAATCTAATCTTTAATAAATGGAGTTTTCACAATCACACCTTTGACCGGTTTATTTCTTATATTAATAAAAATTTCACTTCCGTGTTTAGCACTTTCAAAACAGACGTATCCCATCCCTATTCCTTTTTTGAGTGTAGGAGAAAGTGTTCCCGAGGTAACCGTTCCAATAATTTGATGATGATGATCCCAAATTTCATATCCATGACGGGGAATGCCTTTGCCTTCAATTTCAAAACCTACCAGCTTTTTAGTAATACCCTTTTCTTTTTGAATTTTTAAAAATCCGTTGTAAATAAAATCTTTGGTAAATTTTGTTATCCAGCCAAGACCTGCTTCCAAAGGCGAAGTGTAATCATTAATATCATTTCCATAAAGACAATACCCCATTTCAAGTCGCAATGTATCTCTAGCGGCTAAACCAATCGGTTCAATTCCTTCATCTTTTCCTGCCTCAAATATCGCTTCCCATAGATGAGCTGCGTATTTGTTCTCTACATAGATTTCAAACCCAGTTTCTCCTGTATATCCTGTTTTTGAGATCAAAGCATTCGGAATACGGGCTAATTCACCAATGGTGAAACTATAAGATTCTAATTCTTTTAAATTAATATCTGTTAACTTCTGTAATACTTTTAAAGATTTTGGTCCCTGAACAGCCAATAAAGAAATTGAATCTGAAATATTGGTTACTTCTGCTCCAAAAGAATTATGTCTTTTAATCCAATCCAGATCTTTTTGTATGTTTGAAGCATTAACGACAAGAAGGTAGTCGTTTTTACTTATTTTATAAACCAGCAAATCGTCAATAATTCCGCCTGTATCGTTGGGCATACAGCTGTATTGTACTTTACCAGGATAAAGTTTTGACACATCATTGGTCGTGATTTTCTGTATTAATTCAAAAGAACCTTTTCCTTGTATCGAGATCTCTCCCATATGCGACACATCAAAAACTCCAACACTGCTTCTTACCGTTTCATGCTCGCACGTTACTCCTTTGTACTGTACAGGCATTTCAAAACCTGCATATTCTACCATTTTCCCACCAAGGATGTGATGGATTGCATTAAATGCTGTTTTCTTTGTTTTTACAGACTCCATATTGTATTATAATCCTATTAGACATTTATATACATCAGGTCTCAGCAGCCATTCTGTATCAAAAAGGTTTGCCATTTTAATTTTTATCATCCACCCTTCTCCATAAGGATCAGAGTTTACCAGCTCAGGATTGGCTTCTAATTTGGGATTGGTTTCCAATATTTTTCCCGCAATGGGTAGGAAAAGGTCAGACACTGTCTTTACAGCTTCAATTGTTCCAAATATCCCATGCTGTTTTAAATGTTCTCCAAGGGTTTCTATTTCAACATATACTATATCTCCTAATTCACGCTGGGCAAAATCGGTAATTCCGATATAGGCCATATCATTTTCTAATCTAACCCACTCATGATCTTCAGTATATAGGAGGTTTTCAGGGATCTTCATTATTGCAGTTCTTTTATTAAGTTTGTATGCTTATTTAATTTCATTTTGAGTCATGGGACCTCCATTCAGTATTTCTTCATCAGCAAAAGGCTCAAAAGACTTAAAGTTTTGCACAAACTGCTCAGCAAGATGCAGTGCTTTTTCATCATATGCCGATTGGTCATCCCATGTATTTTTAGGATTTAAAATTTCAGACGGGACACCTTCGCATTCTACCGGCATTTGCAATCCAAATACAGCATCACGTACAAAGTCCACATTTTCAAATTTATTTTCAAGTGCCGCCGATATCATTGATCTGGTAAAAGCTAACTTAATACGTTCTCCTTTACCATACGTCCCTCCCGACCAGCCGGTATTAATTAGCCATACCTTTATATTATTTTCTTTTAATTTTTTTCCTAATAGATCTGCATATTGGGTGGGATGAAGCGGTAAAAAAGGCTTTCCAAAACATGCTGAAAATGTTGTCTGAGGTTCTGTAATTCCAGCTTCGGTACCTGCAACTTTCGCAGTGTAACCTGAAATAAAATGGTACATGGCCTGTCCTACCGATAATTTTGATATGGGAGGAAGAATTCCAAAAGCATCACAGGTTAAAAAGAAAATATTATTGGGTGCTTTACCTATTGAAGGACGCACTGAATTATCAATAAAATCAATTGGATAAGCTGCTCTCGTATTTTCTGTTACTGAAATGTTATCATAGTCCACCCTATCTGTTCCTTCAAAAAAACGTACATTTTCAAGCAAAGTTCCGGAACGGATTGCTGAAAATATTTGTGGTTCTTTTTCTTCGCTCAAGTTGACACACTTAGCGTAGCACCCCCCTTCAAAATTAAAAACACTTTCATGATCCCAGCCATGTTCATCATCACCGATTAGCTTTCTTAAAAGATCTCCAGAGAGCGTAGTCTTACCTGTTCCAGAAAGTCCAAAAAACACAGAAGTATCTCCATTAACTCCGATATTAGCAGAACAATGCATGGAGAGTACATTTTTTTCAAATGGTAAAATATAATTTAATACAGTAAAAATTCCCTTCTTGATTTCTCCGGTATACCCGCTTCCTCCAATAAGAATTATTTTCCTGGTGAAATTGATAATCGTAAAATTATGCTGACGGGTTTTATGAATTTCAGGAATTGCTTTAAACTCGGGAGCATTAAGAATCAGCCATTCATGTTGAAAGGTTTCCAATTCTGCTTCTGTAGGTCTCAAAAAAAGATTGTTCACAAACAAATTTGCCCATGGAGTCTCAGTGATGACTTTTATGTTCAGTTTGTATTCAGGCTTTGCACAAGCGCAGGCATCCCTGACATAAATATCTCTACCTGAAAGGTGGGTTAAAACACTGTCATACAATCTATCAAAATCCTCTGGCGTAAAAGGGTGATTGACCTCTCCCCACCAAATGGATTCTTTGGTTTTATCATCCTTCACAATGTACTTATCCTTCGGAGAACGTCCTGTAAATTCACCAGTATCACAAGCCAAAGCTCCTGACTCTGTGATAATTCCCTGTCCATTTTTTAGGGTTTGGGATATTAGTTGAGGTACGGATAAATTCCAATAAACTTCTTTACTGGGAATAATTCCAATATTTCTTAAAGATTCTAAATATTCCATCAATCAATGCAGATTTACTATATTCACAAAAGTAGGAGCTTTAAAAGGAAGAAGAAATGATGCACATCGTTCATAAACTTGATTTAAGTCAAATTTATATCATGGCAAAATTGCTTAATTTAGTAGACCATGATTTCAAAGTTTATTTTTAATAATCAATATCTTTTTGAGGATCTTCCCCAATATGATAAAGAGACCCTTCAAAAGGTAATGCAGGTTAAAAATTACCGTAAAAATGAAGCCATATTTACTGAGGGAACCATTCCTAACGGTATATTTTTTTTAAAAAATGGTAAGGTTAAAAAGTATAAGGTGGATAATGATGGAAGAGAGCAGATCATTTATATCTATAATGCCGGAGAATTTTTTGGATATTCAGCCATATTAAGTAATGATACATATGGAGATACTACACTAGCGATAGAAAACTCTGTTATTGCTTTTATTTCAAAAGAAAATTTTTTGAAGATTCTTGATCAGTCAGACTTTTTCTCAAAACTACTTCTCAAAAGTCTTAGTCATGAATTTAGTGTGATGGCTAATCTAATGACCGTTCTGTCACAACGAACGGTCAGGGAACGAGTAGCATTAAGTTTATTAATTCTGCACAGAAAATATAAATCAAATATTGAAGAGGATAAAACTTATATTACATTATCCAGAACAGATCTTGCCAATATGGTAGGAACTGCCAATGAAACGTTAGCCCGTATTCTCCATGATTTCCGGGAAGATCATCTTATCGTTATGGAAGGAAGAAAAATTCTATTAATAGATTTAGAAACCCTTACCCGTATTGCGAATATCTAAAGGTAATAATTGTCTTTACAGATAATGTTTTATGAGATAATGAATGATGAGAGTTTAGCAAGTTTATCCAAATCTTCTACAAAAGTGTTCGAAAATTGCACCTCTGCGGTCGCTTAACGGGAACACATCTTAACTAATAAATTGCTATTGTTACATTAGTTAGATTAAAATTTGTATTTTAGCTAAAGAATTATAATTGCTATATGTCTGTTATTTGAAAAGCAACAATTTTTGTAGGAAAACCTATATTTTTTTGTGGCAAAATCGTGGCATAGATGACTTTACAGTTTAAAAAAATCGATTTGATAGGAGTTTTTTAAGAAGGGTTCGAATCCCTCTCTCTCCGCCAAAAGAGAGTCTTCACAATGAAGACTCTCTTTTTTTATAAATTATCTTTTCAGATATTCTTTTCCATTTAATCTTCTATCTTTAATTTATTTCAGTTTTTCTTAGATAAAATAATTTAGTTAAGTATATTGTATTCATATTTTAATTATCTTTACGGTATCATCAAACTTTAAAGACAAAACCTATGAAAAATTTAAAAAAATTAAACAAAAATCAATTAAAAACAATTATAGGAAACGGAATTAAGCCATTACCAGAGCCAGATTTCTGCATGTATTATTGCAATGGCATTGTAGTTTGTGCAACTTGCAGCGATGATTTTAAATGTCCCGATGATTCTATTTAATTAATTTTTAAATAAAAAAGCGTTCCAAACAAGGAACGTTTTTTTTGTATAGATATCCGAAATTATTTTTTGATAAACTATGTTTCTTCTTACAAACGACCAGCAAAGTTTAATTAATGTTTAATAAATTTTAGTTTTATATTGGTCAAAAAAGAGAAATTCTTCAACTACAGTTCTCCTATCCTATCAGGTTGGATTAAAAAGTTTTAACTTGAAATTGCCTGCAATAATCCTAAAA
Coding sequences within it:
- the pckA gene encoding phosphoenolpyruvate carboxykinase (ATP); this translates as MEYLESLRNIGIIPSKEVYWNLSVPQLISQTLKNGQGIITESGALACDTGEFTGRSPKDKYIVKDDKTKESIWWGEVNHPFTPEDFDRLYDSVLTHLSGRDIYVRDACACAKPEYKLNIKVITETPWANLFVNNLFLRPTEAELETFQHEWLILNAPEFKAIPEIHKTRQHNFTIINFTRKIILIGGSGYTGEIKKGIFTVLNYILPFEKNVLSMHCSANIGVNGDTSVFFGLSGTGKTTLSGDLLRKLIGDDEHGWDHESVFNFEGGCYAKCVNLSEEKEPQIFSAIRSGTLLENVRFFEGTDRVDYDNISVTENTRAAYPIDFIDNSVRPSIGKAPNNIFFLTCDAFGILPPISKLSVGQAMYHFISGYTAKVAGTEAGITEPQTTFSACFGKPFLPLHPTQYADLLGKKLKENNIKVWLINTGWSGGTYGKGERIKLAFTRSMISAALENKFENVDFVRDAVFGLQMPVECEGVPSEILNPKNTWDDQSAYDEKALHLAEQFVQNFKSFEPFADEEILNGGPMTQNEIK
- a CDS encoding Crp/Fnr family transcriptional regulator, with translation MISKFIFNNQYLFEDLPQYDKETLQKVMQVKNYRKNEAIFTEGTIPNGIFFLKNGKVKKYKVDNDGREQIIYIYNAGEFFGYSAILSNDTYGDTTLAIENSVIAFISKENFLKILDQSDFFSKLLLKSLSHEFSVMANLMTVLSQRTVRERVALSLLILHRKYKSNIEEDKTYITLSRTDLANMVGTANETLARILHDFREDHLIVMEGRKILLIDLETLTRIANI
- a CDS encoding bacteriocin-like protein, whose amino-acid sequence is MKNLKKLNKNQLKTIIGNGIKPLPEPDFCMYYCNGIVVCATCSDDFKCPDDSI